The Flavobacteriales bacterium genome segment AGTTCTACCTGAAGGATGAAGGTGTTTATCATCTGCACAAGTCATCAGGCGAAAAACTGAGCAGTTCTGATATGGTTTCTTTGTGGAAAGATTGGTCTTCGAAATATCCGATCGTATCGATTGAAGACGGTTTGGATGAGAACGACTGGGATGGTTGGAAGCAACTGACAGACACGATCGGAGATAAAGTTCAGCTGGTGGGCGATGACCTTTTTGTGACAAATGTGGAGCGTCTGAGCCGAGGAATTGAGAATGGTGTGGCCAACTCAATTTTGGTGAAAGTGAACCAGATCGGTTCGCTGACTGAGACCATCAATGCGGTAAAAATGGCTACAGCTAACAGATATACTTCCGTTATGAGCCACCGTTCTGGTGAAACCGAAGATGTGACCATTGCTGACCTTGCTGTGGCTTTGGGAACGGGGCAGATCAAAACAGGCTCTGCATCTCGCTCTGATCGTATCGCTAAGTACAATCAGTTGCTTCGTATTGAAGAGTTGCTTGGCGAGGAAGCCCAGTTCCTTGGCAAGACGATGAGGTACGTCAAGAATCGCTGATTCGCTTCAACGGGTAAACCGTGATTCCATCCTTATCGAAGATCGGTTCTTCCAAGAATTGACTGATTCCTTCTGATTTTCTCACATGATCCGTGTTGGAGTAGAGGTACTTTGCACCGTGCTCAATGTGGTCTTTCAACTCTTCGGTGGTCAGCCAATCCTGCTCAAACGTCCATCCCTTTTTATGTATGTGATAAAGAAAAATGTGAGTAGAAGGGTCATTTCCTACCACGACCAATGCATCATCAGGAATCAGATTCCGCAATTCTTCTTTGTGTTCGAGAATGGCTTTTTCATTTCCCATCGGAGTCCACCGTCCAATGGCCCTCAAGTAAGCCGTCAACGGAAGTATCAGCAATGCGATCAACCCAACGTATCGGAGCCACATCTGTCTGCTGAGAATGACCCGTTTTGCACCAGCGGTTACCAGTAAGAATATGATTGGAAGGAAAGGAAACAGGTAGTAATCGTGCGCCATTCCTATCATGTTCACTTCGTAGAGATAATACAGCAGTACAGATCCGAAGATGAATATTTCCGAAGCGTAAAGCTTCAAAAAGTCCTTTGTCTGAAAGAGCACGATAAAACCTACTATGAAAAACAGAACAGCGGCATAGTTCACGAAGAGTTCGGGAAGTAGCGAATGAAATACGCCCCAAATGTTGTTGAATGCAGATGCGGAATCGAATGACGCCTCGGCTCCAACGCCACCGATCAAAGCCGTGTTCTTCCATTGCGGAATCACCCAAGCATACCAAGCAATAGCAGGAAGCATGGTTGCGATAAGGATTGACGCATGCAGAATGGATTTAGCTGGAGATTTTCTCAGGTTTTGAATGAACACAGGAATGTATCCAGCACCGAAAAGAATAAAGGGCAGTTTGACCGCTGTGGCCAATGCCAAGAAGATGCCGAAACCAGCCAATTGGCGAACCAAACCGTTTTGTTGATACCGTTTCAGAAAGCTCAGACTCCAAATGCCGAAGCAAAGCGCAAGATTGTCTGGAAGCGGATTTACAGCGTAATAAAAGAATACAGGCGACCACGAAAGACACCACATGCCGATTGAACTTACGGTATCGGAAAGACCGTAAGCTTTCAGCAGGCGGTAAAAGCCGATGCCGCTGAAAATGGAAATGATGAATGTGAGCGCACGGGCAATTGTCAGATTATCTCCAAACAGACGGTAAAACCATGCGAAAACCCATTGCATCAGCGGAAATTCCATTCGGAAAATGCCATCGCCATCGCCACGCGAGTTGATGCGTGGGTTCAGAATATTCATGTCTTCGAAGACGAAATTCTCGACAACCGTCATGGTCTGCGTTTGTCGCCAAGCATGAATTCCCATGATGTCCAACTGCCAAATGCTCCAATGCAATGCGATTCCAAGTACCACAATGGTGGCAAGTACGTACGGAAAACGGAAGAAACGTGACATCGAGCGAATTTAAACAAGTCGCGCTGCTTGTGGTTATTTTCGCACAGATGGGATATCGTTCGCTTGAGCAGTGTGTCAAAGACCTTGAAAAGCACGGTCATTTGGTTCGGATAACCGAAGAGGTCGATCCGAATTTGGAAATGGCCGCCATCCATTTGCGGGTTTTTGAGAACAACGGCCCAGCGTTGCTTTTCGAGAATGTGAAAGACTCCAAGTATCGCGCGGTTTCTAACCTGTTCGGGTCTCTTGAGCGTAGCCGATTCATTTTCCGCGATTCGTTGGAAAGAGTGAAGCGTTTGGTTCAGATGAAAGGCGACCCATCGCTCCTCATGAAGAATCCATCTTGGATCATTTCCGCCTTACAAGGAGGTATTGACGCATTGCCTTTTCAATGGAAGAGCAGTTTCGAGGAAGTTTCTATCTCCGATCTGCCGCAGATAAAATGCTGGCCAGATGATGGCGGTCCGTTCGTAACGCTGCCGCAAGTTTATTCGGAAGACATTGACCGATCAGGAATCATGAATTCCAACTTGGGAATGTATCGCGTTCAGTTGGGTGGAAACGATTATGTGCAGAACAAGGAAATTGGTCTGCATTACCAATTGCATCGCGGCATCGGGATTCATCAGACCAAAAGTAACAACGCGGGGCAGCCGCTCAAAGTGGCCGTGTTCGTTGGTGGACCGCCTTCACATTCGTTTGCAGCTGTAATGCCATTGCCAGAAGGATTACCAGAGGTTGCTTTTGCAGGTGCGTTGGGTGGTAGGAATTTCCGCTATTTCAAGCAGGATGGTTTCACCGTTTCTGCGGATGCCGATTTTGTCATTCTCGGTGAGGTTTATCCCATGGAAAACAAACCTGAAGGACCGTTCGGTGATCACTTAGGTTACTATAGTCTGAAGCACGATTTCCCGCTAATGCGGGTGAAAAAAGTTCTTGCCAAGAAGAATGGAATTTGGGCGTTTACGGTGGTTGGTCGGCCACCACAGGAAGACACCAGTTTCGGTGCGTTGATCCACGAGATCACGGGAGCTATTCTTCCGCAGACCATTCCTGGATTGCACGAAGTGAATGCTGTTGATGCTGCGGGAGTTCATCCGTTGCTTTTGGCGGTTGGAAGTGAGCGCTACACGCCTTATTTGGAAGTGAAGCAACCGCAGGAATTGCTCACAACAGCCAATGCCATTTTGGGTTTCAATCAGATGTCATTGGCCAAGTTCCTTTTCATCATTGCAAAAGATGAGAATTCGCCAAGTTCTAAAGACGAAAAGGCGTTTTTCAAATACGTTTTAGAGCGATTTGATCCAACGCGCGATCTGCATTTTCAGACCAGAACGACCATCGATACGCTCGATTACAGCGGAACGGATCTGAACAGCGGTTCCAAGTTGGTGGTAGCTGCTGTCGGTTCTAAAAAGAGAGAATTAGCCACGGAAGTTCCTGAGTTGAATCTTCCCGATGGGTTCAAGAATCCGAAGGTGGTTTTTGAAGGCGTTCTGGCCATCGAATCCAACAAATATTCAGATGGGTCTGATGTGAAAAAGCTGACGTCAGTTTTGGAGTCTCAGCAAAGGAATCTTGAAGGATTTCCTATGATTGTTTTGGTCGATGACAGCGAATTCGTTGCTCGAACGCTGAACAATTTCCTGTGGGTCACCTTCACACGCAGCAATCCTTCACACGACATTCACGGAGTAGGGGAGTTCATTGAAAACAAACACTGGGGCTGCACAGGTTCTGTGGTTTTTGATGCGCGGATAAAACCCCATCATGCGCCTCCGCTCATCAAAGATCCCGAAGTGGAAAAGCGGGTTGACCGACTTGGGATCAAAGGTGCATCGTTGTACGGAATCATCTGACCCTTCCAATTTACGCACTTCATTTACGTGAATCACGTATCGTCAATTTCCGATATGTGTGAATTTGTCCGAATAGGTTGATGATTGCGGTCTATTCGTAACCTTGAATAATGCTCACCGTTCATCTGCTACTTATTGATCAGCAATCATGAAGACGGAACAAAGACAATGGACTGCGGAAGGCGGTTGGCAGGAGATCAAGATCGAGGACATTGGCGAAACAGCCAATCTCGTATTTGTTTTCGGTGCCAGAAAATTATTGGAAGACGCATCGAAATTCGAGGAGATAAAGTCGATGTATCCATCGGCTCACATCCTGATGGGAAGCACGTCTGGAGAGATATTGGAGGATCTTGTATATGACGATTCTTTGGCGGTAACGGCAGTCGAGTTCGAGAAGACGAGCATCAAGGTCACTTCCATGGATATCAATGATGCCAAGAGCAGTTTTGATGCTGGAGTTCGTTTGGCCAACGAATTGAAAGGCGAAGGACTGTCGCACGTATTTCTGCTTTCGGACGGTTTGCACGTGAACGGAAGCGAGATCGTAAAAGGTGTCAATTCCACGTTGGACGAGAAAGTTCCCTGCACGGGAGGCTTGGCAGGAGATGCGGCCAACTTCGAAAAGACATTGGTCGGTTTGGACGGCCCACCGAAGGAAAACCTGATCGTAGCGGTTGGTTTTTACGGAAGCGACATTGAGGTCGGTTACGGTTCGGTAGGAGGTTGGGACAACTTCGGGGCGGAGCGTTTGGTGACGCGTTCGGAAGGGAATGTTCTCTATGAACTGGATGGTCAGTCGGCATTGGAACTTTACAAAATGTACCTGGGCGATAAGGCTTCGGAACTCCCTGGTTCCGCGCTGCTTTTTCCGCTGGGTTTGAAATTCGATGAAGAATCGGACACGATTGTAAGAACAGTTCTCGGTGTTGATGAGGAGCAGAACAGCATGACCTTCGCTGGCGATATTCCCGAAGGATGCTACGTGAGATTGATGAAGGCCAACTTCGACAAATTGATCGAAGGTGCCAATCTTGCCGCTGAACACACCACGCAAAAAGGAGGAGGTTCTGGTGAAAAACTGGCTCTTTTGATCAGTTGTGTCGGTAGGAAACTTATCTTAGGGCAACGAATTGACGAGGAAGTCGAGGCTGTTCAATCAGTATTGGGAAATGGAACTACTATTACTGGATTTTATTCTTACGGAGAAATTTCGCCTGTTGTTGAATCGGCCCGTTGTGAGTTGCATAATCAAACAATGACAATTACGACCTTTGCCGAGGTATAACCGTGTACAACAGCAAGTTACTCAATAGACAGATACGCAAATATCTGAGAGGTGCCCCCATCCCGAAAGAGATGGAGGGCCTTTTGGCTATTATAAGTGACGCTTACGATCACTACGAGGAGAACTTGGCGCTGCTTCAGCGTGCCATCGAACTGAGTTCCATCGAGCTCAATCAGGCAAAGAACCGTGTCAGCAAGGCATTGGCGCAGCTGAACGAACGGAATGAAGACCTGCTCAGCAGCATCCATTACGCACGACTTATTCAGGAAGCGATTCTTCCATCCGAAGAGCGTTTCAGAAGCTCCATTCCCGAGTCGTTTGTCTTTCACCGACCACGTGATATTGTTAGTGGCGATTTCTACTGGTTGATGGAATATGATGAGAAGATCCTGGTGGCGGCCGTGGACTGTACGGGACACGGAGTGCCAGGCGCGTTCATGTCCATCATCGGGAACAATGCCCTGAATGCGGCTGTGCGTGAAGAAGGTCTGACCACGCCCGCATTGATCCTTGATTCGTTGAACCGAAGCGTAAGTTCCATGCTGAAGCAGCAGGGCGGAACGGTGGAAATGGGGATCAAGGACGGAATGGACATTGCCCTCATCTGTGTCGATTACAAGAATAGGCAGCTACAGTACGCGGGTGCTTACAATCCGCTTTACGTGATGCGAGATGGCAAACTGATCGAGACCAAAGGCGATAAGTTTCCCATTGGGCTGGCGCAGATGGACGACCTTCGACTTTTTACCAATCACACGTTCGAACTGAAGGAAGGTGACATGGTATACATCTTCTCGGACGGTTATCCCGACCAATTCGGTGGCCCACTTGGTAAGAAATTCAAGTACGATAATTTCCGCTCACTCCTTTTCGACATACACGAACTGAGTCCGCGAAGGCAGTTGAAGCAGGTGGAGCGCACGTTTGACGACTGGAAAGGCGACCTTGTTCAGTTGGACGACACGCTGCTTATCGGCATGCGCCTCTAACGGAAGCCTACTTCCATCGAGTAGAGATTAACCCATTCTCCATCCGCAGACCACGGGTAGATTTTCAGCATGTCCACATCGCCATGAGGCAATTTGAGTTTATAGCTGAATACGCCCCAGTTCGGTCCACCAGAACTGAACTGCCGTGCAAAAGGGTCTGATTCCCAGACATATCGGTCGTCTCCGTTCGACTGTTCGTACACGAGTTGGATGCCGCTCGTTTCGCTGATCTCAGAACAGGTGATTCGAACAACGATTTCCGAAACGCCTTTATCGATCAACGGCTGGACGGAGGTTTGGAAGGTCGGTCCGAATAGATTTTCGCCTGTCATCTGAATGTATTTGATGCCAGTTGAATCTTGCTGAACAGCATCGGGATTAACGTTCCAACTGTCTGTTTTTTCGAAGTTCAGTTTTTCAGAGAACGAGAATTCCGACACGCCTTTTCGGAACATCACCACTTCAGAATTGAAATACGTGTCGCGTTTTACTTCAATGGGGAATTTCTCTCGGATGATGGCCTCCACTTCGGGAACTTGATTTATCGTTGACCACGCATAAATGGCGTATTCGTTGGAAGAAGTATCCACCAGCGATTTCAGTTCTGCCAGACCCTTTTCATCGGTTGTTCGATAGAGTGAAAGTTTCAACGGCTCGTTTCTCTCCAAATAATAGTTGATGTAGAAGGGATGATTGAAGTCGCCAATGAGCAAGGCATTGGAATTTACTTCCTTGTTCCAATCGATCACGTCAACGGCCAATTCTTTGAAAACACCGAAGTAATTCGTTCGGAAAAACTGCTTTTCGAAAACGGTGCTCGAAAACGAAACGGTTAGAAGTACAATTGATGCTGCTGTCGTGATCTTCGGTCTGTCATCGTTCCATCCAGCAAAAATGAACACCAACAGAAACGGAAATGAGAAGAGCAGCGTGCTGTTCTGAAGCACAGGATTCACCCATTTAGAATAGGCAAAGCCAACCACAAAGGGAGCGAGGAAGAAAATCAGCGGAAGCCCAATTTTCAAGAAGGATTTCTTGGATTTGCAGAGGAAGTAGCCAGAAATACCAGCAATTGGAATGATGATGAGAACAATCCACGAATCATTGAAAACGTATCGGATGTGTTCCCAAAGCCAATCGTTTTCAGGTTTACTGAGCCACTGACCTACACCGCCTAAACTGAGTTGGTGCAAGAAGATCGGGATGTAAGGGAGGAATAACAGGAAAGCTCCGACCAAGGCAAACAAGTAATTCCGGAGATTCCTTCCCTTGATAAGGAACGTTCCCGAAACGGCCAGCATGGCCGCCACAAAAGCAGCGAAGTAATGCGAGTAGGCACACAAGGCCAAACTCAGCGCAAGCAAGAAATAATCAGCGAGGCTATGTTTCTCCTTCACGATTCTGATCCAGAAGAAGGCCGCCATCAAGGCAAACAACATTCCGAGCGCATACGGCCGAGCAATTCTACTGTAAAGCACAGGGAAGATGAGTGTTGCGAACGTTGCCGAACTGAGCAGACCCGCTGAAGTGCTGACCCACTCTTTCGCTACGCGGAATATGAAATAGACAGAGGCGATTCCTGCCAGAACAAAGGGTAACCGAACTACGAAAACGCTGTTTCCGAACCATTTGGTCATGTACCAGAGAACGACCTGTGCCGCAGGCGGATGACCATCGATACGGACTCCTTCCATGATAAGGTCTCGCAATGAATTGAAGTTCAATCGCGCCAAGGCGCTCAACTCATCGTTGGAGAGCGAGAAATCCCAGAAATTGTAAACACGGAGCGCAGCTCCTACGAATAGGATAATGCCGAGTATGACCTTTTCGGTCTTACCCATTTTTCGAGTTCTGGCGTAAACGCTCGAAAAGGATAATTCCTGTCGCAACCGACACGTTCAACGAACCCGTATTCCCAACCATCGGAATTTTCACGTGGTCATTCACCAATTCCATCAGTCCATCACCGATTCCGTCTTCCTCCGAACCCATGATCAAAGCCAAAGGCCCAGAAAGATTCGCCTCGTAAATCGTTTGATCTGCTTTCTCGGAGACAGCCACAATGCGAAGTCCGCTCTCCTGTAACTGACGAACTTCCGATAGAATGTGTCCGGTTCTACAGATCGGAATATTGAAAATGGCACCAGCGGAGCTTTTTACTGCAAACGAATTGACCTGCGCACTTCCTTTGGTCGGAATGAGAATCGCATCTACGCCAGCACATTCTGCCGAACGGCAAATAGCTCCAAAATTCCCGACATCAGAAACACGGTCGAGTACAAGAATCAGAGGTTCTTTTCCTTCTTCGAACAATCGTTGCACCACGTTCTCCAACTCCTGATACTCGATAGGAGAGAGTAGCGCCACCACACCTTGGTGGTTCTTTCGTGTAAGTCGGCTCAGCTTTTCCTGCGGAACTTCCTGAAACGGAACGCGCAATCGCTTCAGGCTACGCTTGATGTCATTCACGCCTGGATTGGTGGAGCCTTTGCGAAGGAAAACCCGTTCAATTTCCTTCCCGGATTCAACGGCTTCCTGCACTGGGCGAATGCCAAAAATCATATTCTGTTCTGTGTCTCTCTCGCGCATCGCAATAAATGATTTGGTGAAGATAGCTTTGAGCGTTGGCGCAGCAAGCGATCAGGCCTGCAATCTTTTCGAAACCAACTCGTCACACACCTCAAAAAGGCGGCTTGGGCTGAATGTTCGCCAGTTGATGTCCTGAAATAGACCACCCAAATTGATGTAGTAATCGATCTGCGCCTGCTGCATTTCGCGGATCACATGGTCGCGGAAATTGAGGCCGATGATCCAACCGTCTTCCACCTCATCGAACCACTCAGAATAGTATTCTTCATCCGAATAATGGAAGTTGAGGATGTTCTCACCAATGAGAATGAACTTGTTGATTCCTTCGTACATCATGGCTTCGATGATGTCGCGTTTCAGCAACATGATGTCGTTGTACAGCAGGTCGTTCCACTCGCCAATGAATTCAATGATGGCATAACCTTGCTCGTAATCTGCGTACAGCACTTTCAGGAAAAGCGTGGGCGAATCCATGTTGTCCCATTGCGGATGAAGTGCGAAATCGTAGATGTGATCGGTGAATTCGAATTCACTGTACTCGCGACCAAAGAATGGTGAGCGCATGTCTTCCGCTGCGATGTAGTAATCGCGCCAGCGATAATATGGTTCGATGGAATGCATGATGAAAACCCCTTTGCCTACGGCATCTCCCCAAAAGGGAGAAATGGTCAGACGCTGAAATGTGTTTTAATGATGAATTATGTGATGAACAAATTTGTTTACTCTGCGTCTTCGCGTCTTTGTGCGAAATGAAAATCTACCGCTTTGCGAACACTTCCGTGCTCGTTCAGCAACTGCTCCGCGATGGTACGTTCCACACCTGTTTCGTCCATGATCATCCGAACGCCTCGGTCCACCAATTTGTTGTTGCTCAATTGCATGTCAACCATTTTGTTGCCCTTCACGCGGCCAAGCTTGACCATGGTTGTGGTGGTGATCATATTCAGAACCAGTTTCTGAGCTGTTCCCGCTTTCATACGCGTACTTCCAGTTACGAATTCTGGCCCGACAACCACTTCGATAGGAAAGTCTGATGCAGCCGCCATCGGTGAATTATTGTTGCACGAAATACAACCGGTTGTCACACCATTGGCCCTACATTCTTTCAATGCACCTATTACGTATGGTGCAGTTCCCGAAGCACTGATTCCCACAACCACATCTTTATTTGAGATGTCATGTTCTTGAAGGTCTTTCCAGCCTTGTGTTTCGCTGTCTTCAGCAAACTCAACCGCTTTGCGAATGGCAGAATCGCCACCAGCAATAATACCGATCACCAATCCGTGCGGAACACCATACGTAGGCGGACATTCGGATGCATCTACAATTCCTAAACGGCCGCTGGTTCCCGCTCCGATGTAGAACAAACGCCCGCCATTTTCCATCTTGGAAATAACCGTTGCAATCAGTTTTTCAATCTGTGGAATGGCTTTTTCTATGGCAAACGGAACGGTCTTGTCCTCGCGGTTAATGTTGGTCAGCAGTTCGTTGACCGACATGTGTTCCAAGTTGTCGTAGTTGGAACTGGATTCGGTTATTCGGTTGTCCATCAATGACAGTTAAACATGATTGAGCCAAAGAGACTCAGAAATCACAGAACAAAAGAATGTTTATCTGTGAAGACTCCGTGAAAATCTGTGTTTCTGTGGCAATAAAATGTCATATCCATCATCCGAAAATATTCGGAAATCTGTTCGGATCAGCTTCACTCATAATGGCATAAGCTGCTTCAACCATGTCTTCAATACTCGGTTTGCTAAAGTAATCGCCATCCGTTCCGTATGCCGTTCTGTGTGCCTGAGCAGTCAACGTTTTGGGTTCGCTGTCCAAGTAGAAATAACCTTTCTGCTCTTCTACGATCTTCTGTAGAATGTAAGCCGATGCACCTCCGGGAACATCTTCATCAATGACCAACAAACGGTTGGTTTTCTTGAGTGATTCAACAATGGAGTGATTCGTGTCGAACGGAAGGAGAGTCTGTACATCTATCAGCTCTGCAGAAATGCCAGCGTCAGCCAAATCATCACAAGCTTTAATGGCCAAATTCACACAAGAACCATAAGTGACAATTGTAATGTCCGAACCTTCTCGAAGCATTTCGGGAGTACCCAATGGTATTCTGAATGCTCCAAGGTTCGATGGCAGTTTTTCCTTGGTTCGGTAGCCGTTCAATGGCTCAATGATCAATCCTGGATCATCTGATGCCAAAAGCGTGTTGTAGAATCCTGCGGCTTGCGTCATGTTCCGCGGAACGCAAACATGAACACCCCGCAACGCGTTAATGATCATTCCCATTGGAGAACCCGCATGCCAAATCCCTTCCAATCGGTGACCGCGTGTGCGGATGATCATCGGGCATTTCTGACCTCCTTTGGTTCTGTATTGCAGTGAAGCAAGGTCATCGCTCAACGGCTGCAAACCATAAAGTAGGTAGTCCAAGTATTGGATCTCGGCAATTGGACGAAGGCCACGAAGCGCCATACCTATTCCTTGTCCCATGATGCTGGCTTCGCGGATGCCGACATCAAAAATTCGATGTTCTCCGAATTTCTTCTGAAGGCCTTCAAAACCTTGGTTCACACCACCGATGCCTCCAAGATCTTCCCCGAATGCAACTGCTTCCGGACGGGCTGAGAATATAGCATCGAAGTTTTGCAGCAGCACTTCACGGCCGTCAATCATTTTGGCGTCCGCATCATATTCTGGCGCAACGGCTTCCAATTTGGTGGCGCTGTTTGGAGTATCGCTCAGCAGGTAGCTGTTGTAGCGTTCCTTATTCAGTTGCTTCTGTGTGTCCAACCATGATTTCAATTCAGTACGAACCGAGTCATCTTGGTTTTTCAATTGCAACAAGGCTTTGCGCACTGTGCCAATTACTTCTTTTCTGCTTGGTGCAAAACCAGTATTCAGTCCTTTCGAGAGTTCTGAAAGACCTGCTTTTTCGAGCATGGCAATTACCTCATCTCGCTCTGCTTCAATTTCAGAAATGAACGCTTTCCAAGCTGCGTTCTTTTGGTCGCGAGCGGTTTTGGCAGCTTCTTTCTCAATCTCATCACATTCCTCAGAGGTAGCGATTCCTTTCTCGATAATAAACTCGCGAAGCTTCTTGATGCCATCAAATTCAGCTTCCCACTCCAAACGCTCTTTGCTCTTGTAGCGTTCGTGTGAACCAGAAGTCGAGTGGCCTTGCGGTTGTGTTACTTCTTCAACATGTATCAGCACTGGAACGTGTTCCTTGCGACAGTAAGCAATCGCCTCTTCGTAGGTTTTGACCAAGTGCGCGTAATCCCAACCTTTGGTCTTGTAGATGCGGATTCCCGTTTCTGAATTCTCCTTTACAAAACCAGCTAACGCCTCAGAAATACTCTCTTTTACGGTCTGATATTTCTTCGGAACGGAAATACCGTAACCATCATCCCAAATAGAAATGGCCAAAGGAACTTGCGTTACCGCAGCTGCATTCATGGTTTCCCAGAAATGCCCTTCGGATGTACTGGCATCGCCAATGGTTCCGAAAGCAACCTCGTTTCCTTTGTTGGAGAACTGCGTGAATTGATACAATTCCTTGTTCTCGCGATAAATTTTGGAAGCATGCGCCAACCCCAGCAAACGTGGCATTTGACCCGCAGTTGGCGAGAGGTCGGATGCGCTGTTCTTCTGCTCCATCAGATTCTTCCAAGAACCATCTTCGTTGATAGAGCGGGTAGAGAAGTGGCCGTTCATGGAACGACCGGCAGATGATGGATCAGCCTCCAAACTTGGGTGAGCGTAAAGCTGCGCGAAGAATTCTTGAATGGTGAGCAATCCGCAAGCCATCATGAAGGTTTGATCGCGGTAGTACCCAGAACGGAAATCACCGTTCTGAAATGCCTTAGCCATCGCGATCTGTGCAATCTCCTTTCCATCTCCGAAGATGCCGAACTTGGCTTTTCCTGTAAGAACCTCTTTCCGTCCGATCAAACTGGCCTGACGACTTTCCAGGGCCAAGCGGAAATCACTCAGAACTTCCTGCTTGAATTCATCCTTGCTAAGTGCCTTTTTTGAGTTCGTTTTTACGTCTTCTTCCGTCATTCCTACACCCGTTTTTAGGGCTTGCGAATATACGAAAAAGGCCGCCTCGTGCTTGACGGGCGACCTTCTTCGACCTGCTGGTTCGGTTAAAGTTTCAGGAAATTTGAACTGGAAACTCCTTGGTCGGAAACAACCGTAACGAAGTAATTCCCTCGGTTCAATGAACTGATGTCTAACCGATGTGGTGCTGCACCATTCTGTGTCAGCTGCTGCTGAATGACCACTTGGCCAAGGTTGTTTGAGATGATGAGTTCCGATTTTCCAGAACTGCTGAGCGGTTGCAGCAATTGGAGTTCATTCTCGGCTGGATTCGGATAAATACTGATGGGGTTTGTGGCAACTTCTTCGTGTATACCGACTGAACCTTCTGGAAGGAAGAGTTCGAGGCCATCGTTGGCCGTGCCGAGCCACAGATTTCCTTCGGAATCGAAGTTGAGACAACGGATGTTGCTCGATGTAAGATTTGAATTCTGCGCGGTGATGACATGGAAGCTCTGCTCATTGAACTGAATGACGCCTCCATTCGTAGCGAAGAACTTCTTGCCAGATGCTTGACATACGCCTTCGAACACGTTGTGGAAACTGTAGCCGATGTTCTGGTAGTTGTACACGTGCCAGTTGTCATTTGCGTCTTTGCGTGCCAGGCCATCGTCCGTTCCAAACCAGATGGCACCGTCTTGGTCGAATGTGATGCAGCGTACCTGATTGTTCGGAAGGTCGCTGTTTGACATGTTGTACGTGTTCCAATTCTGTCCATCGAAGTAGGAAACGCCACCGTTGTAGGTTCCTATCCACGGATGCCCCAATTGGTCGAG includes the following:
- a CDS encoding UbiD family decarboxylase, translating into MGYRSLEQCVKDLEKHGHLVRITEEVDPNLEMAAIHLRVFENNGPALLFENVKDSKYRAVSNLFGSLERSRFIFRDSLERVKRLVQMKGDPSLLMKNPSWIISALQGGIDALPFQWKSSFEEVSISDLPQIKCWPDDGGPFVTLPQVYSEDIDRSGIMNSNLGMYRVQLGGNDYVQNKEIGLHYQLHRGIGIHQTKSNNAGQPLKVAVFVGGPPSHSFAAVMPLPEGLPEVAFAGALGGRNFRYFKQDGFTVSADADFVILGEVYPMENKPEGPFGDHLGYYSLKHDFPLMRVKKVLAKKNGIWAFTVVGRPPQEDTSFGALIHEITGAILPQTIPGLHEVNAVDAAGVHPLLLAVGSERYTPYLEVKQPQELLTTANAILGFNQMSLAKFLFIIAKDENSPSSKDEKAFFKYVLERFDPTRDLHFQTRTTIDTLDYSGTDLNSGSKLVVAAVGSKKRELATEVPELNLPDGFKNPKVVFEGVLAIESNKYSDGSDVKKLTSVLESQQRNLEGFPMIVLVDDSEFVARTLNNFLWVTFTRSNPSHDIHGVGEFIENKHWGCTGSVVFDARIKPHHAPPLIKDPEVEKRVDRLGIKGASLYGII
- a CDS encoding SpoIIE family protein phosphatase → MEGLLAIISDAYDHYEENLALLQRAIELSSIELNQAKNRVSKALAQLNERNEDLLSSIHYARLIQEAILPSEERFRSSIPESFVFHRPRDIVSGDFYWLMEYDEKILVAAVDCTGHGVPGAFMSIIGNNALNAAVREEGLTTPALILDSLNRSVSSMLKQQGGTVEMGIKDGMDIALICVDYKNRQLQYAGAYNPLYVMRDGKLIETKGDKFPIGLAQMDDLRLFTNHTFELKEGDMVYIFSDGYPDQFGGPLGKKFKYDNFRSLLFDIHELSPRRQLKQVERTFDDWKGDLVQLDDTLLIGMRL
- the rlmB gene encoding 23S rRNA (guanosine(2251)-2'-O)-methyltransferase RlmB; the encoded protein is MIFGIRPVQEAVESGKEIERVFLRKGSTNPGVNDIKRSLKRLRVPFQEVPQEKLSRLTRKNHQGVVALLSPIEYQELENVVQRLFEEGKEPLILVLDRVSDVGNFGAICRSAECAGVDAILIPTKGSAQVNSFAVKSSAGAIFNIPICRTGHILSEVRQLQESGLRIVAVSEKADQTIYEANLSGPLALIMGSEEDGIGDGLMELVNDHVKIPMVGNTGSLNVSVATGIILFERLRQNSKNG
- the murQ gene encoding N-acetylmuramic acid 6-phosphate etherase yields the protein MDNRITESSSNYDNLEHMSVNELLTNINREDKTVPFAIEKAIPQIEKLIATVISKMENGGRLFYIGAGTSGRLGIVDASECPPTYGVPHGLVIGIIAGGDSAIRKAVEFAEDSETQGWKDLQEHDISNKDVVVGISASGTAPYVIGALKECRANGVTTGCISCNNNSPMAAASDFPIEVVVGPEFVTGSTRMKAGTAQKLVLNMITTTTMVKLGRVKGNKMVDMQLSNNKLVDRGVRMIMDETGVERTIAEQLLNEHGSVRKAVDFHFAQRREDAE
- a CDS encoding transketolase → MTEEDVKTNSKKALSKDEFKQEVLSDFRLALESRQASLIGRKEVLTGKAKFGIFGDGKEIAQIAMAKAFQNGDFRSGYYRDQTFMMACGLLTIQEFFAQLYAHPSLEADPSSAGRSMNGHFSTRSINEDGSWKNLMEQKNSASDLSPTAGQMPRLLGLAHASKIYRENKELYQFTQFSNKGNEVAFGTIGDASTSEGHFWETMNAAAVTQVPLAISIWDDGYGISVPKKYQTVKESISEALAGFVKENSETGIRIYKTKGWDYAHLVKTYEEAIAYCRKEHVPVLIHVEEVTQPQGHSTSGSHERYKSKERLEWEAEFDGIKKLREFIIEKGIATSEECDEIEKEAAKTARDQKNAAWKAFISEIEAERDEVIAMLEKAGLSELSKGLNTGFAPSRKEVIGTVRKALLQLKNQDDSVRTELKSWLDTQKQLNKERYNSYLLSDTPNSATKLEAVAPEYDADAKMIDGREVLLQNFDAIFSARPEAVAFGEDLGGIGGVNQGFEGLQKKFGEHRIFDVGIREASIMGQGIGMALRGLRPIAEIQYLDYLLYGLQPLSDDLASLQYRTKGGQKCPMIIRTRGHRLEGIWHAGSPMGMIINALRGVHVCVPRNMTQAAGFYNTLLASDDPGLIIEPLNGYRTKEKLPSNLGAFRIPLGTPEMLREGSDITIVTYGSCVNLAIKACDDLADAGISAELIDVQTLLPFDTNHSIVESLKKTNRLLVIDEDVPGGASAYILQKIVEEQKGYFYLDSEPKTLTAQAHRTAYGTDGDYFSKPSIEDMVEAAYAIMSEADPNRFPNIFG